One Nostoc sp. CENA543 genomic window, CTCTCAAGCGTAGTGCGAATAAAGCCAAGGCTAAATCTAGAAGCACAGAAGACGGCGGAATTTAATCTACAAAAATTAATTAGGGTGGGTATTGCCCACCCCATGATTTAATTATTGATTTTTCAAAAGCTTAAGATTGCCGCTTTAGCCAAAAGGCACTCCAGCCAAATAACAAGAGTCCCAAACCCATCGTTGGTTCGGGAACTTTCGTAGGTGGTACAAACCCTGCTAACTCTTCACTACTAGCTTTAAAGGCGTAAAGATAAGTAGGAATTAAACTTGTTCCTGGAGGACAAGTGCCGTCAATGGGAATTTGTGTACCATCTGTACAAACATCAAACTGTGTCCCACTACCAGTCTGAGTAACACTGTAGTCATTATCTGTCCCTAAAATGACAGCATAAGATCCATCCTTGAGTTTAGGCCCGATTGTTATACCTTCAAATTTTTCTGGGACAACTAATCCCGCAACTTTTAAAAGCTCCGCCACATCAATAAACGGTGAGTTAGACTTGCTCACAGGCACTACACCAGCAGGTAAATCATTGCTTCCTGCTAGGCTAATACCGCTCACATCCGTAGCTCCTGACAAGCTGATTTTGTACACTCGTTTACTGGCAACAGGATTTAACCCCGCAGGATCTTCTACACCCACTCCACGATTATCTCGCTCTAAGATGAGAAATTCATCATCATTCAACGCGATAATCGCGCTCACACCTATATTCCGTCCTTGGGAATTTGCCCCGAAATCATTATCTGTACCAGGAATACGGTCATTAATTTCAGCGAGGCTTTCTAGCTGATAGATATATTGTGCTGTACTGCTGCCAGTTACTGTATCAAATTCTACTATTCGCACATTATTACTGCGTCTGCCATCAGGTGAACCTTCGTTGACTAAAGGATCTTGGAGGATAGCATAGAGTTTCTTTCCATCCGGGGAAAGTGTTAAGCCTTCAAAACCTCTGTTATCTTGGCGGCCAGTGGTAATAGTTGGACGACCATCTACGTAATTCAATGTGCTATCACTCTGTTTAGCAATAATGTTACTTGGACTATTGAAAGCCCGAATAAAATTTCCATTAGGGCTAAATTCATAAACAGAGGGGCCGTATTCATCAGAGACGTAGAAATTCCCATTAGGCGCAACAGCAAATCCCTCTGGATCAAAACTTAAACCCAGAACAGAAGCATCACCATTAAGCAAGCGAGGATTTAAGCCATTGAAGTTTTCACCGTTTTTGGTGAATAAAATCGTGTCTAATAGCTGGAAGTTACTAATTGCTCCACTGTTGGGATCAACATCTAGAGAAAATTTTTGGACTCGTGTGTTGTAAGAGATGACACCACCACCAGGCCCACGATCTGGCAGACCATAGTAAACATTATTGTGGCGGTCATAGTAGAGGTCAGAAATAAACCCAGCCAAGCGGTTAACGTTGGCACTGTTAACACCGGGTGACACCAAATCTACGCTATCACCAGGTATTGTGAGGCTATTGACCAAAGAAACAGCACTAGCAGGGGTTGGATCTCCCGTAATACTAACTAAGGCTGTCATTAGTGAAATGCTTAAACCAGAAATCCAATGCCTGACGGAAATCATCTGAATTTTCCTAAATGTCCAATTTCCCTAGCTTTGGACTTCCTGATTAACAAAAGATTAACGAAAAATTAAGGTAATTATTGAGACATAGACTTTTCATAGAATGCCGAAGGATAGGAATACATCTTCATCAAAACTTTAATAATTAGGTATGGTGCAGTAAAATGCGTCTTTTTCTGCCATTGGTTTTAGAAGGGTGCAGGGGTATAGGGGGTAGAGGTTGAGTTTTGATTCCTCAATAGTCTTCCTCCCTTACACCAATTCACTAAAATCATGAAACATATACAAGGACAGAAATCCTTGTAAAATCTGAATTTCTTAATTTTGAATTTTGTTAGCACCGCGTTAGCGAGTCCGCGAGCGTCATTTTGAATTTTGAATTGGTATTACCTCCTACCTCCTTCAAAGTTGATTTAACATTTTGTGAGTCTGAGGAATAACACGCACTTGTTTTAAAATCTTTTTCATCAAAGTTTGCCAAGCTAAAACCTGTGCTGGTGTGGGGGCAAGGATAGGGGTTTGATTTGATGATTCAGATTCCATTAAAGGCGTAACAGGTTGTAAAAATACAGGAATTTCAGGGCTAACATCTGCCACTAACAAGGCAGCCTGCTCTAATTCATGGGTATCTGTGTGTTGGGAAATAATTATTTTAATGAAGGTTTCTGAATTTGGATAACAAATTTGTAGAAACTTCATATGTTCTGACCAATAGGATTCACCACTGACGCTGGGAAGTTTTAAATCCATACCGACAGAATCTAGATATGGTAATATCATGGCCAACTGTTCTGGGCGATGTCCGCCGGTTTCCAAGTATATAGGCAAACTAGTGAGCGATCGCACTTGGGGCAGAAATTCCTTTAAGAAACCTGCATGAAGAAGTGGTTCTCCTCCTGTTAAGCTAATGCTATCGTGTAAACAAGGTAAATTCTGCCGTGCAATCCATTCTAATAAGACTGCGATTGAGACAGGGTTGGAGTGAATTTCAAAATCTCGGAATCCGGGCGTTCGCTCGATCCTACAGTCAGCAGGAGCATTCCAAGTATGGACACTATCGCAAAAGTGGCAACGTAAGTCACAAAAAGCAAAGCGAATAAAAATTTGACGTGTCCCGACATTCAATCCTTCTCCTTGAATAGCAGAAAAGACCTCAATCAGGCGTGCTGTAGGTGCGGCTGTAGTGTTAGCAGTCATAGGATAGTAAAAGAGCGATCGCCCTGTATCAATTCAACAACAAGTAAGTTTTCAACTTCTTCTTGTTCTATTGTGAATCGTGCAGGCAATCTCTTACTAAACCTATAAAACTAACTATGAGCCATTATTCCTACTTATTTAACATGAGGTTAGGTGATTTTCTAGGACAAAATAATGTTTGGCTGATTAAATTTATATGGCAACGAAAGTGCAGAGCTTCATGACTAGCCAACCCACTGAGGTAAATTTTCCAGTTACTACCTTAAATGAAACGGTAATAGTGCAGGTATCTGCGCGTCTAAGCGTGCTTGAAGCGGTGAGCTTTAAGCAAACCTGCCAAAATTTAGCCCAAGGAAATAACCATCCCAAGCAAATCATTATTGATTTTCAGCAAACCACTTTTATGGATAGTAGTGGTTTAGGTGCTTTGGTGAGTAGTTTTAAAACCACCCAAGAAAAAGAAATTGCGATGATCTTGCGGAATGTCACCCCCCAAGTCATGGCAGTATTGAATCTCACAGGACTAGATAAGGTTTTTGCTATTGAGTCTAGTAGCGAAACATCACCCGTAACATCTGATAGTGTTACAGATACTCAAAAGACTTCATCTCGTAAAATAGAACCTCTTCCCACTACTCATCCCTCCGTAGCGTCTTGGATGAAACGATTTATAGATATCGTCGGTGCGTTGGTGGGTTTGGTAATCACGGGAATTTTGTTAATTCCTATTTTCATTGCGATTCAAATTGATGATCCCGGCCCGATTTTCTTCGGTCAAACTCGCTGCGGTTGGATGGGGAAACGCTTTAAAATTTGGAAATTTCGCTCAATGTGTGTAGACGCAGAGGCGAAAAAAGCCCAAGTGAAGAACCAAGTCCAGGGTGCTTTTTTCAAAAACGAAAATGATCCCCGCGTGACGCGCGTTGGCAAGTTTTTGCGCCGGACTAGTTTAGATGAGTTTCCGCAATTTTGGAACGTCTTAAAAGGCGACATGAGTTTAGTAGGGACTAGACCGCCTACACCCGATGAAGTGGAACGCTATGAAGTTCCAGAATGGCAACGTCTTGATGTTAAACCCGGTATGACTGGGGAATGGCAAGTTAACGGTAGGTCTAAAGTTCGCAGTTTTGAAGATGTGATTAGGTTAGATTTGCAATATCAGAAAAACTGGAATTTGATATACGACTTGAAGTTAATTTTCAAGACTATTGCTGTTATTTTTAATAAAAATAGTGGTGCTTATTAACAAGTTGATTAGTTTTTTAACTTGTTAATGACCTGTAACTACCAAATAAAAATTTATCTGCAATCATGCCCAAACTTATTTCAGTTTTGGGCATTTTTTTATTCATCATAATGATATTTACATGACAAAATAATTATTAAATCTTCTTCTATTTGGTAAACTAATCTATGCTCATCTGTAATTCGCCTTGACCAATAACCTTGCAACTCATATTTCAGGGGTTCAGGTTTACCGATTCCTGAAAATGGTTCTCTTTGGATATCTTTAATTAGATCCAATATCTTTTTCAAAACTTTCTTATCTTCTATTGTCCACTGACCTAGTTGCTCAAAGGCTTCTGGCTCAAATGCTATCTTTTTCATATTCATCTAAATCAACATAGATTAGATTTCCTTTCTCTACATTTTCTAAAGCTTTAAATAGATGTTTTTTATTAGCTTCTGATTTAAGAAGATAAGTAGTTTCATCTTCTTCTGTTGGCTGTTCAACTAGAACTATCACTTCTACAATCGTCCCTTCTGGTAATTCGGTTGTAGAAAGTTCAATTTTACCATCTTTACCGACAATAGCCTTTTGCTTAATTCCACTCAGCATAATTTTTAGTAGATAATATTTCTTACTTTATTTTAACTCTATCGAACTAATGACATTTTTTGGCGATCGCTCCCTATATTCCATTATCTATATTTCGTGAAAAGAGAGCGATCGCTATTTCATGAGATATTCTCTAACCAAAATTGGGAATAATAGCTAAAAGGCAGCTAGCTGCTGCATATGGACAATATCACTTATTGTGCTACTGAGGCTTTAGTAATTAGGAGAATATTATGAGTTTACCTGTCACAGTAACTTTTATGCTTACTGATTGGATTGCTAAAGGATTAGCGGATGGAACATTTGAAAGGGTTGGGGGTGTAATCAGAGAAGTTGCTAGTAAGCGAGTTATTACTTGGTTAAGGGAATTCAGTCCTTCTGCTTCTAGAGGACTACCCATCACTTTAGATCCTATCAATGGAGTAATCAATCTAATTGTTTCAGGTGCAAATGTAGCAATTTCTGCTAAGGGATTTTCTGATGTTAATAACCGTTTAGGTGGTATTGAAAATCAGTTAGGTAATATTCAGCAAACGTTACAACTAACTCAAGGAATGTTGCAGATAACTACTGCTGCTAGTGTTCTAAGCCTTGGTGTTTCAGTGATGGGTTTTGCCGTGATCGCACAGCGTCTCAAGGAGGTGGAACAACGTTTACAAAACGTAGAAACACTATTAAATAAAGTCAATCACAAAATTGATCGGAGTTTTTATGCTAATTTTCGTGCTGCTATAGAATTAGCTGTTAATGCTTTCACAATGACTAAATTAGAAAATCGTAGAAGTAGTGCTTTACAAGCAATCAATCGCTTTTTAGAAGCAGAACATATTTATGCTGACTATACCGATGCTGAAATTGAGCAAAAAAGTCAAATTGCTAGTGAATATTTATTTACGTTATCTTTAGCATATATTTCAGAAGCACGTTGCTATCTCGAATTAGAAGAACATGAGACAGCACTTCGACGTTTCCAAGAGGGAGCTAGAGTTATCCGTTCTCGGATTCAGAAATATGTTGATATTTTACTCACTTCTAATCCAGCAGCCTATTTACAACCTCAACTAAAAGGTCATATTGATTTGCGGAGATTAACAAATATTTACCAATGGATTGATCCCACTTTAGACGAAAACTCAGTATTTGAGATGCAACGAGAGAATCTTTTTCAAGTATTACAAGATCCAAATAAATGGGTAGAGTCGCTACCTACAGCAGTTTGGGATGTAAGAATAGATTGGGTTGGCAAAGCTTTCTGGGATGATCCCAAGCCAGAAATTTATTCACGTCTCCCTAAAATTTTGGCAACATTAGAAGCCATCATTGAAACTAATCGCCGATTTGAATCTTATCAAACAGAAATACAGGCAATATCTCAACTAGGCATCAGCTTTCATGAATGGCTTAAATTAACGCCTACAGAGAATCAACCAAACGGCGCAGAATTAATGTATATCATTCCATCCACGTCCTTACAAATCTCACTATCCTCTTAAACATACTTTTTTCGTTCGCGCCTTTGCGCCTACCGCAAGCGGAACGCCTGGCGGCGAATGCGCGAAACATAAAAAAAGGCGAACACAGGTTCGCCTCTAAAATAATTAATTATCTCAAAACCGAAATTCAAATCTTCGCTTCTTCTTTCACCAACTTATCCCAACCTAAATCTTTCAAATTATGATTACGACGCAGTGGACGAGTTACTAACTCTAAAATGTCACGCGCATTGGTAAAACCGTGAATTTGAGCAAAAGTAAACTCCACAGACCATTTTGTATTGATCCCTCGTGCTTCTAAGGGGTTAGCGTGCGCCATCCCAGTAATGACTAAATCTGGCTGCAAATCATAAATTCGCTGTACTTGGTTGTAATTATCTGGTTTCTCGACAATTTTTGGCAGGGGTACACCCATTTCTTGACAGGCTTTCTCTAACATGGCTAACTCAGCCGCTTGATAGCGTTTATCCATATAGGGGATACCAACTTCATGTACAGTCATCCCGCAGCGTACTAGGAACCGTGCTAAGGAAACTTCTAGCAAGTTGTCACCCATGAAAAATACAGATTTACCCCGAATTAATTTGACGTAATCTTCCAACCCCGCCCAAATTTGCGCTTCCCGTTCTTCTAAACCTTGGGGTGTAATCCCAAATACCGAGCAGATTTTTTCAATCCAAGCGCGAGTTCCATCGGGGCCGATGGGGAAGGGTGCGCCGATGAGTTTACATTTGCGTCGGCGCATTAAGGTGGTAGCGGTGCGACTGAGGAAGGGGTTGACACCAGCGACATAATACCCTTCTTCTATCACTGGGAGTTCGGTAAAGCGTTTTGCGGGTAGCCAGCCGGAAACTTGAATTCCTTGTTTTTTGAGTTCTAGGGTTAACTGAGTCACCACGGGATCAGGTAGAGAACCGAAAAGAACCAAGGGGGGATGATCTACATACTCTGATTCTTCTTGAACTACTTCTTCTTTTTTCTTACCGAAATTGAGCAGCTTTTGAATAGCGTTACGCTCATGTTTTTCGCTTTCCGCTACCGGAACTTGACTAGGACAACGGTTAGCCATTGCAGCTAACACGGTGTCTTCCCCTTGGGTAAAGGCGTAATCTAAGCCGTTAGCACGCGCCACGACGATAGGAATACCAATTTCACCTTCTAACTTGGGTGCTAAACCTTCCAAGTCCATTTTGATGATTTCGGTGGTGCAAGTGCCAATCCACACAATGACACTAGGATTGCGATCGCGTTTAATCTGTTCACACAATCGCTTTAACTCTTCATAATCATTGAGTTGTGCTGAAATATCCCCTTCTTCTAACTCTGCCATTGCATAACGGGGTTCGGCAAAAATCATCACCCCCATCGCGTTTTGTAGGAAATACCCACAAGTCTTAGTACCAATCACTAAAAAGAAACTATCTTCGATTTTTTGATATAACCAGGCCACACAGCTAATTGGACAAAAGGTGTGGTAATTTCCAGTTTCACACTCAAAATTTAAAGCTGTCGATTCTTGCGCGATGGTCATGTGAATTTTTCTCCCCTTTATATCTCCAGGCAGATGAAATAGGGACGATACCAGGCGTGGAAGTAGTGAGTAGTATTACACCCTACTCCCGATTCCCGATTTCTGATTCCCTACTCCCTAGCCATATTTAGGCGTTGGGGAAGAGACGGGCAATTTCTGATTCATCAAAAACCCCACTTGGTAATTCTTCCCCCATGAAATCATTGCTTTCTTCACCCTTTTGTAAGGATGTTTCATCACCCCAAACATCGGATAACACGTCACTGAAAGCACTCTCATCTGGCGAATTCAAATCCGCAAGCATTTGCTCTTCTAATCTTTCGGCTGATGAAGTTGTTAGATCAAAGGAAACTTCCTCAAAGCCATCTTCCTCTTGACTACCGGCGATTTCATTGAAGTTGTCTTCCATATCGCCCACGATCAGCGTATGGGAGTCAGTATCTTCACTGTATGTATTGGTATGAGGAACAGCAAAGTCATCATCTTGCGTATTTTCCCTGATACTGATGGGAGATGATTCCGTGTCAGTAATTGCACTGTTACCGAGAGCGATGTCTGGGTCAAAGTTTAATTCCAGTACCTCAATTAAAGTATCCGCATCGGGATTTAATTTAGCGAAAGGAAACATTAACTGCGCTAATTTTGGATCTAGCGCGTTGATCACTCCCAGGATGAGGTAAGAAGGCGGTCGCTTACCACCGTCGGGTGTATATACTGACTCCACTTCCATGTGGAGTTTAATCCAATCACGGTTGGCTTGGAAAAATTGCAACCACTTTTGTCTAATCGAATCCGTAAAGCTATGAAAGAAAGCCATTGATTGACCCCCATCCTGAAACTAGATGATTTATACAATCATCAAGTCTAATTCCTCTTCAGGATTAGCAACCTGTGGTTTACGCGGATTTAAATAAAAATCAGATAACAAAGTAAATAATTCCCGATCTGGAGCATCGTTAGGAACGACTCCTTCGGGACGGGCGAGAATTTGATCAGCGATGTTGAGGTAGTAGTCGCACACGTAGTTGAGTGATGGGTCTGACTCTGCCATTTCAAACAAAGTTTTACCCTTGACGCGAGACACCCTAATATCTTCTATTAATGGCAAGACTTCCAGCACAGGCATTGGAACTGATTCCACATACTTCTCAATCAAGTCGCGCTTAGAGGTACGATTGCCAATTAATCCGGCTAGACGCAGGGGGTGAGTTCGTGCTTTTTCCCGCACCGAAGCTGCTATGCGATTGGCAGCAAATAAAGCATCAAAGCCATTATCAGTCACAATCATGCAGTAATCAGCATAATTGAGTGGTGCCGCAAAACCGCCGCAAACAACGTCACCCAAGACATCAAACAAGATCACATCATACTCGTCAAAGGCGTTGAGTTCCTTGAGTAATTTCACTGTTTCACCGACGACGTAACCACCACAGCCAGCACCCGCAGGTGGCCCACCAGCTTCAACGCAGTCTACACCACCATAGCCTTTGTAAATGACATCTTCTGGCCAGACATCTTCGTAGTGATAATCTTTTTCTTGCAGGGTATCAATAATAGTGGGAATTAAAAATCCGGTTAGGGTAAAGGTGCTGTCGTGCTTGGGATCACAGCCAATTTGCAGCACTTTTTTGCCGCGTTTAGCTAGGGCGACGGAAATATTACAGCTAGTTGTAGATTTACCAATCCCACCTTTTCCGTAAACTGCTAATTTCACTTTTGTTTGCCTCTTATGGTTTTTTGTTAAACGCACTACTAGCCGCAGATGGCAATGTGTGAGGTACGTGAGTGTGATTATTGTCGAAATTTCACGGGAAATAAAGGGGGTGTAAATTTGAAAAACCGCTAAATAAGAAATTAAACAGTTAAATTAAAACAAATTAGAACTTAAATTTTTTAAAATGCTATTTTTTATGTTTAAAAACTAATATAAAAGTCTTTGTTTAACTTTATATATAAAAATAGTTACAAAAAACAAAAATCCGAAATTACGAATTATCAATATTTTCCATTGATTTAGTAGGCTTGAATCAGCACTGTGATATGGCTAGACTGGATTTGACTAATGACGATGGCGTTCCGCCCAGCGTAGCCGATCGCAAATTACATATTGATGTCATCAGTTGATAGACCAAAAGCCATGATCAGTAAAGAATTCTACCCTTGATGCCTATATGTAAACTGCGCTTGTCTGAAGTAGATTAGTTAAACAAAATGGGCTTGTAAAAAATTATTAATTTTCCCAATATTATCTAGATTTGACTAAGATGTCGCTTCGGTATCTAGTGCAGCGATTTCTTGGAGTGATTGCCATCCAGCTTGCCATTGCGTACCATCTTGCAATAACTTGGCGTTCATCCAAAACCGGACATGAGGGTCACAAGCGGCTACCATCTCAGCGTAAACCCACTTACCTTGATTTTTGCGGTTGACGACTTGAAAGTGTCTCCAACCATCTACTTTTTTTGTGGCTGTCCATTTAGAACCCAGCAGATAAGGAAATTTCTGTTTTTTAGTCATTTGTCAATAGTTAATTTTATTTCTTGATAAATATTTACATTACTGTATCGTACTAATAGCTGTGGGTTAAATGCAATTGTTTACAGTCATTGCACTTAACCCACAGCTACCGATTTCTACGTTGAAATCAGATTGATTGTGATATTCAAGAATTTTAGTCAAAATAGTTGCTTTACCTAAAACCCAGCGAAACCATAAATTAAAACACAAAAAATCAGCTAAATACTTTTGCTTGCTGTCCTTTGCTGATACTTAGTGCTGCTAGCGGGCGTATTTGGCCGCCATTCGTTGCATTCTAGTATCTGTTATATCTTATATCTCGGTCGTATCTTTCCTGTCTTTCGTATCTGTCACCTCTGTCGTATCTATCTCGGTTGTATCTGTCACCTCGGTTGTATCTGTCACCTCTGTTATATCTATCAGGAACTGCAAATTGAGCGCGACAACCGTTTCTCACCCAAACGCGATCGCGGATATAACCCCAATTGCCTCTACAACTAGCGTCAGATACTTGTCTGACAAATCTAACTTGCCCTCTGCCGACAAAACAGACATTCCGGCGATTATTGACACTTTCACAAGTAATGATTTCTCGTGCTGATGCGGGAGGCGCAAAACTTAAAAGTGTACTGATACTACTGGCAACAGCTAAGGTAGCAGCTATAACTGGAAAACGTTTAAGCATAATGAATTCATCTCCGTGAATATAACACCATGACAATTAAGTAAGTTTGGTGAAATCCAAACTATCTTGATCATAAAATTCGAGATGAATGACCAAATATGCCAAAAGTCACGATTATAACTGTGATAAAAGTCATATTTATGAATGAAGCCGCCTACCGTCAACTCAATTGGAGTTTATTTTGCGCTGTCTTGACAATTGACTAGTATGAACTGACCGTGACTTATGGCACATTTGTCAGTATTGTCACGAGTGAAAACAAGATGCGGGATTTTCCTGGCTTACGCATATCCCCAGGTAAGCAGACTCAACAGCATGAACTAAAAGGTAATACTACTACCTGATGAAGACGTGAAGACCGATCCAGCTATTGGTGCTGGAATTCATAGAATAACCATATATAGCAGGAAATTGGGAATAGGGAATTGGGAATGGGGAAGGGGTAATTAACTTCCGACTTCCGAAAACACCGACTTCCAAAAACACCGACCTAATTTTTATTTGCATCTGCGCGTCTACGTTCCTCAATCAGCCTATGCAACCGACTAATCCAAACCAATTTACAGAAAAAGCTTGGGAAGCGATCGCCCACACTCCTGAGATAGCTAAACAGCATCAACAACAGCAGATAGAAAGCGAACACCTGATGAAAGCCCTCCTCGAACAAGAGGGTTTAGCCAGTGGGATTTTGACGAAAGCAGGTGTGAACTTACAAAAAATTAGCGATCGCACTGAACAATTTATCCAACGTCAACCAAAAGTCTCAGGAAACAGCACTTCTGTATACTTGGGGCGGAGTTTAGATACGCTGTTAGACCGTGCTGAAGGACATCGGAAAGATTTCCAAGACGAATATATTTCTATTGAACACCTATTGCTGGCTTACCCAAAAGACGATCGCTTCGGCAAAGGTTTATTTCAAGAATTCCGTTTAGATGAAAACAAACTAAAAGATATTATTAAACAAGTTCGTGGGAGTCAAAAAGTGACCGACCAAAATCCAGAAGGCAAGTACCAATCACTGGAAAAATACGGGCGTGACCTCACAGAAGCAGCCCGTCAAGGTCAACTTGATCCGGTGATTGGGCGCGATGATGAAATTCGCCGCACTATTCAAATTTTGTCTCGCCGTACCAAAAATAACCCTGTGTTGATTGGTGAACCAGGTGTGGGTAAAACTGCGATCGCGGAAGGTCTAGCACAGCGCATTGTGGCGGGTGATGTTCCCCAATCTCTCAAAGACCGCAAGTTAATCTCTCTCGATATGGGGGCGATGATTGCGGGGGCAAAATTCCGAGGAGAATTTGAGGAACGTTTAAAAGCTGTCTTAAAGGAAGTCACCGAATCCGGCGGGAATATAGTTCTATTTATCGATGAAATTCATACCGTCGTCGGTGCAGGTGCAACTCAAGGCGCGATGGATGCGGGCAACTTACTTAAACCCATGTTGGCGCGGGGTGAGTTGCGTTGTATCGGGGCGACTACTTTAGATGAATATCGTAAATATATAGAGAAAGACGCAGCTTTAGAAAGACGTTTCCAACAAGTTTACGTAGATCAGCCCAGTGTAGAAGATACCATCTCTATTTTGCGGGGCTTGAAAGAACGCTATGAAGTCCACCACGGGGTGAAAATTTCCGATAGTTCCTTAGTTGCAGCCGCCACCTTGTCTAGTCGTTATATTAGCGATCGCTTCCTCCCAGATAAAGCCATTGACTTGGTAGACGAAG contains:
- a CDS encoding 7-carboxy-7-deazaguanine synthase QueE; protein product: MTANTTAAPTARLIEVFSAIQGEGLNVGTRQIFIRFAFCDLRCHFCDSVHTWNAPADCRIERTPGFRDFEIHSNPVSIAVLLEWIARQNLPCLHDSISLTGGEPLLHAGFLKEFLPQVRSLTSLPIYLETGGHRPEQLAMILPYLDSVGMDLKLPSVSGESYWSEHMKFLQICYPNSETFIKIIISQHTDTHELEQAALLVADVSPEIPVFLQPVTPLMESESSNQTPILAPTPAQVLAWQTLMKKILKQVRVIPQTHKMLNQL
- a CDS encoding DUF5331 domain-containing protein, producing the protein MAFFHSFTDSIRQKWLQFFQANRDWIKLHMEVESVYTPDGGKRPPSYLILGVINALDPKLAQLMFPFAKLNPDADTLIEVLELNFDPDIALGNSAITDTESSPISIRENTQDDDFAVPHTNTYSEDTDSHTLIVGDMEDNFNEIAGSQEEDGFEEVSFDLTTSSAERLEEQMLADLNSPDESAFSDVLSDVWGDETSLQKGEESNDFMGEELPSGVFDESEIARLFPNA
- a CDS encoding anti-sigma factor antagonist (This anti-anti-sigma factor, or anti-sigma factor antagonist, belongs to a family that includes characterized members SpoIIAA, RsbV, RsfA, and RsfB.); the protein is MATKVQSFMTSQPTEVNFPVTTLNETVIVQVSARLSVLEAVSFKQTCQNLAQGNNHPKQIIIDFQQTTFMDSSGLGALVSSFKTTQEKEIAMILRNVTPQVMAVLNLTGLDKVFAIESSSETSPVTSDSVTDTQKTSSRKIEPLPTTHPSVASWMKRFIDIVGALVGLVITGILLIPIFIAIQIDDPGPIFFGQTRCGWMGKRFKIWKFRSMCVDAEAKKAQVKNQVQGAFFKNENDPRVTRVGKFLRRTSLDEFPQFWNVLKGDMSLVGTRPPTPDEVERYEVPEWQRLDVKPGMTGEWQVNGRSKVRSFEDVIRLDLQYQKNWNLIYDLKLIFKTIAVIFNKNSGAY
- the bchL gene encoding ferredoxin:protochlorophyllide reductase (ATP-dependent) iron-sulfur ATP-binding protein; this encodes MKLAVYGKGGIGKSTTSCNISVALAKRGKKVLQIGCDPKHDSTFTLTGFLIPTIIDTLQEKDYHYEDVWPEDVIYKGYGGVDCVEAGGPPAGAGCGGYVVGETVKLLKELNAFDEYDVILFDVLGDVVCGGFAAPLNYADYCMIVTDNGFDALFAANRIAASVREKARTHPLRLAGLIGNRTSKRDLIEKYVESVPMPVLEVLPLIEDIRVSRVKGKTLFEMAESDPSLNYVCDYYLNIADQILARPEGVVPNDAPDRELFTLLSDFYLNPRKPQVANPEEELDLMIV
- a CDS encoding Txe/YoeB family addiction module toxin → MKKIAFEPEAFEQLGQWTIEDKKVLKKILDLIKDIQREPFSGIGKPEPLKYELQGYWSRRITDEHRLVYQIEEDLIIILSCKYHYDE
- a CDS encoding DUF3011 domain-containing protein, which produces MLKRFPVIAATLAVASSISTLLSFAPPASAREIITCESVNNRRNVCFVGRGQVRFVRQVSDASCRGNWGYIRDRVWVRNGCRAQFAVPDRYNRGDRYNRGDRYNRDRYDRGDRYERQERYDRDIRYNRY
- a CDS encoding esterase-like activity of phytase family protein, with protein sequence MISVRHWISGLSISLMTALVSITGDPTPASAVSLVNSLTIPGDSVDLVSPGVNSANVNRLAGFISDLYYDRHNNVYYGLPDRGPGGGVISYNTRVQKFSLDVDPNSGAISNFQLLDTILFTKNGENFNGLNPRLLNGDASVLGLSFDPEGFAVAPNGNFYVSDEYGPSVYEFSPNGNFIRAFNSPSNIIAKQSDSTLNYVDGRPTITTGRQDNRGFEGLTLSPDGKKLYAILQDPLVNEGSPDGRRSNNVRIVEFDTVTGSSTAQYIYQLESLAEINDRIPGTDNDFGANSQGRNIGVSAIIALNDDEFLILERDNRGVGVEDPAGLNPVASKRVYKISLSGATDVSGISLAGSNDLPAGVVPVSKSNSPFIDVAELLKVAGLVVPEKFEGITIGPKLKDGSYAVILGTDNDYSVTQTGSGTQFDVCTDGTQIPIDGTCPPGTSLIPTYLYAFKASSEELAGFVPPTKVPEPTMGLGLLLFGWSAFWLKRQS
- a CDS encoding ferredoxin:protochlorophyllide reductase (ATP-dependent) subunit N — encoded protein: MTIAQESTALNFECETGNYHTFCPISCVAWLYQKIEDSFFLVIGTKTCGYFLQNAMGVMIFAEPRYAMAELEEGDISAQLNDYEELKRLCEQIKRDRNPSVIVWIGTCTTEIIKMDLEGLAPKLEGEIGIPIVVARANGLDYAFTQGEDTVLAAMANRCPSQVPVAESEKHERNAIQKLLNFGKKKEEVVQEESEYVDHPPLVLFGSLPDPVVTQLTLELKKQGIQVSGWLPAKRFTELPVIEEGYYVAGVNPFLSRTATTLMRRRKCKLIGAPFPIGPDGTRAWIEKICSVFGITPQGLEEREAQIWAGLEDYVKLIRGKSVFFMGDNLLEVSLARFLVRCGMTVHEVGIPYMDKRYQAAELAMLEKACQEMGVPLPKIVEKPDNYNQVQRIYDLQPDLVITGMAHANPLEARGINTKWSVEFTFAQIHGFTNARDILELVTRPLRRNHNLKDLGWDKLVKEEAKI
- a CDS encoding TIGR02450 family Trp-rich protein — its product is MTKKQKFPYLLGSKWTATKKVDGWRHFQVVNRKNQGKWVYAEMVAACDPHVRFWMNAKLLQDGTQWQAGWQSLQEIAALDTEATS